The Coregonus clupeaformis isolate EN_2021a chromosome 6, ASM2061545v1, whole genome shotgun sequence genome has a segment encoding these proteins:
- the LOC121537278 gene encoding putative uncharacterized protein ENSP00000383309, which produces MTGPRRWLPEPQEELQGVSIVADVDQWPGITTAKHHAFPKATQHPAFPKATQHPAFPKATQHPAFPKATQHPAFPKATQHPAFPKATQHPAFPKATQHPAFPKATQHPAFPKATQHPAFPKATQHPAFPKPRSTLRSPKPRSTLRSPKPRSTLRSPKPRSTLRSPKPLSTLRSPKPLSTLRSPKPRSTLRSPKPLSTLRSPKPLRTLRSPKPLRTLRSPKPLSTLRSPKPLSTLRSPKPRSTLRSPKPRSTLRSPKPRSTLRSPKPRSTLRSQKPRSTLRSPKPRSNLRSPKPLSTLRSPKPLSTLHSPKPLSTLRSPKPLSTLRSPKPLSTLRYPKPRSTLRSPKPRSTLRSPKPLSTLRSPEPLSTLRSPEPLSTLRSPNHSAPCVPQSHSAPCIPQSHSAPCVPQSHSAPCVPQSHSAPCVPQTTQHPAFPKPLSTLRSPKPLSTLRSPNHAAPCPLSSLRSPKPRSTLRSPKPLSTLRSPKPRSTLRSPKPLRSLRSKKPLSSLRSPKPRSTLRSPKPRSTLRSPKPLSTLHSPKPLSTLRSPKPLSTLRSPKPLSTLRSPKPLSTLRSPEPLSTLRSPKPRSTLRSPKPLSTLRSPEPLSTLRSPKPRSTLRSPKPLSTLRSPKPRSTLRSPKPLSTLRSPKPLSTLRSPKPLSTLRSPKPLSTLRSPKPLSTLRSPKPLSTLRSPKPLPNTLRSPKPCSTLRSPKPLSTLRSPNHSAPCVPQSHLEACVPQTTQHPAFPKPLSTLRSPKPLSSLSSPKPLSTLRSPKPLCTLRSPNHAAVHSRCEKVVFADGFSTEYLPQENKATPTSGPLPIPTMVSHQPINGESSECPSAWLHPPSSDDMVAWTLER; this is translated from the exons ATGACAGGCCCAAGACGTTGGCTCCCAGAACCTCAGGAGGAACTTCAGGGCGTCTCTATTGTTGCTGATGTTGACCAGTGGCCAGGGATCACCACTGCCAAGCACCATGCGTTCCCCAAAGCCACTCAGCACCCTGCGTTCCCCAAAGCCACTCAGCACCCTGCGTTCCCCAAAGCCACGCAGCACCCTGCGTTCCCCAAAGCCACTCAGCACCCTGCGTTCCCCAAAGCCACTCAGCACCCTGCGTTCCCCAAAGCCACGCAGCACCCTGCGTTCCCCAAAGCCACTCAGCACCCTGCGTTCCCCAAAGCCACTCAGCACCCTGCGTTCCCCAAAGCCACGCAGCACCCTGCGTTCCCCAAAGCCACGCAGCACCCTGCGTTCCCAAAGCCACGCAGCACCCTGCGTTCCCCAAAGCCACGCAGCACCCTGCGTTCCCCAAAGCCACGCAGCACCCTGCGTTCCCCAAAGCCACGCAGCACCCTGCGTTCCCCAAAGCCACTCAGCACCCTGCGTTCCCCAAAGCCACTCAGCACCCTGCGTTCCCCAAAGCCACGCAGCACCCTGCGTTCCCCAAAGCCACTCAGCACCCTGCGTTCCCCAAAGCCACTCCGCACCCTGCGTTCCCCAAAGCCACTCCGCACCCTGCGTTCCCCAAAGCCACTCAGCACCCTGCGTTCCCCAAAGCCACTCAGCACCCTGCGTTCCCCAAAGCCACGCAGCACCCTGCGTTCCCCAAAGCCACGCAGCACCCTGCGTTCCCCAAAGCCACGCAGCACCCTGCGTTCCCCAAAGCCACGCAGCACCCTGCGTTCCCAAAAGCCACGCAGCACCCTGCGTTCCCCAAAGCCACGCAGCAACCTGCGTTCCCCAAAGCCACTCAGCACCCTGCGTTCCCCAAAGCCACTCAGCACCCTTCATTCCCCAAAGCCACTCAGCACCCTGCGTTCCCCAAAGCCACTCAGCACCCTGCGTTCCCCAAAGCCACTCAGCACCCTGCGTTACCCAAAGCCACGCAGCACCCTGCGTTCCCCAAAGCCACGCAGCACCCTGCGTTCCCCAAAGCCACTCAGCACCCTGCGTTCCCCAGAGCCACTCAGCACCCTGCGTTCCCCAGAGCCACTCAGCACCCTGCGTTCCCCAAACCACTCAGCACCCTGCGTTCCCCAAAGCCACTCAGCACCCTGCATTCCCCAAAGCCACTCAGCACCCTGCGTTCCCCAAAGCCACTCAGCACCCTGCGTTCCCCAAAGCCACTCAGCACCCTGCGTTCCCCAAACCACTCAGCACCCTGCGTTCCCCAAACCACTCAGCACCCTGCGTTCCCCAAAGCCACTCAGCACCCTGCGTTCCCCAAACCACGCAGCACCCTGC CCACTCAGCAGCCTGCGTTCCCCAAAGCCACGCAGCACCCTGCGTTCCCCAAAGCCACTCAGCACCCTGCGTTCCCCAAAGCCACGCAGCACCCTGCGTTCCCCAAAGCCACTTAGAAGCCTGCGTTCCAAAAAGCCACTCAGCAGCCTGCGTTCCCCAAAGCCACGCAGCACCCTGCGTTCCCCAAAGCCACGCAGCACCCTGCGTTCCCCAAAGCCACTCAGCACCCTGCATTCCCCAAAGCCACTCAGCACCCTGCGTTCCCCAAAGCCACTCAGCACCCTGCGTTCCCCAAAGCCACTCAGCACCCTGCGTTCCCCAAAGCCACTCAGCACCCTGCGTTCCCCAGAGCCACTCAGCACCCTGCGTTCACCCAAACCACGCAGCACCCTGCGTTCCCCAAAGCCACTCAGCACCCTGCGTTCCCCAGAGCCACTCAGCACCCTGCGTTCACCCAAACCACGCAGCACCCTGCGTTCCCCAAAGCCACTCAGCACCCTGCGTTCACCCAAACCACGCAGCACCCTGCGTTCCCCAAAGCCACTCAGCACCCTGCGTTCCCCAAAGCCACTCAGCACCCTGCGTTCCCCAAAGCCACTCAGCACCCTGCGTTCCCCAAAGCCACTCAGCACCCTGCGTTCCCCAAAGCCACTCAGCACCCTGCGTTCCCCAAAGCCACTCAGCACCCTGCGTTCCCCAAAGCCACTGCCAAACACCCTGCGTTCCCCAAAGCCATGCAGCACCCTGCGTTCCCCAAAGCCACTCAGCACCCTGCGTTCCCCAAACCACTCAGCACCCTGCGTTCCCCAAAGCCACTTAGAAGCCTGCGTTCCCCAAACCACTCAGCACCCTGCGTTCCCCAAACCACTCAGCACCCTGCGTTCCCCAAAGCCACTCAGCAGCCTAAGTTCCCCAAAGCCACTCAGCACCCTGCGATCCCCAAAGCCACTCTGCACCCTGCGTTCCCCAAACCACGCAGCAGTTCACAGCAG